From one Gemella morbillorum genomic stretch:
- the hpf gene encoding ribosome hibernation-promoting factor, HPF/YfiA family — protein MLRYQVRGENLEITQAIREYVENKVSKLEKYFADSLQANVYANAKVYKNNKKKIEITVPLKGVTLRAEETNEDLYAAIDLVVDKLERQMRKHKTRINRKGREKGFVEENLLTSALEDVEETSLDFGKVKQLKVETMTRDEAVFQMELLGHDFFAFLDANTNEISIVYKRRDTGYGVLEISK, from the coding sequence ATGTTAAGATATCAAGTACGAGGAGAAAATTTAGAAATTACTCAAGCAATTAGGGAGTATGTTGAGAACAAAGTTTCTAAATTAGAAAAATACTTTGCCGACAGTTTACAAGCAAACGTTTATGCTAATGCTAAAGTATACAAAAATAATAAGAAAAAAATTGAAATTACCGTTCCTCTTAAAGGTGTGACACTTCGCGCAGAGGAAACAAACGAAGATCTTTACGCTGCTATTGATTTAGTTGTGGACAAACTTGAGCGTCAAATGAGAAAACACAAAACTAGAATTAATAGAAAAGGTCGTGAAAAAGGATTTGTAGAAGAAAATCTTCTTACTAGCGCATTAGAAGATGTAGAAGAAACATCACTTGATTTTGGTAAAGTTAAACAACTAAAAGTTGAAACTATGACAAGAGATGAAGCTGTATTCCAAATGGAGCTTTTAGGACATGACTTCTTTGCATTCTTAGATGCAAATACTAACGAAATTTCTATAGTTTATAAACGTCGCGACACTGGTTACGGGGTTCTGGAAATTTCTAAATAA
- a CDS encoding DJ-1 family glyoxalase III has product MTKKVALFVDNGGEELELIAPLDIMRRANLEVDLISANNAEYVIGAHNIKIIVDKKINDIEDILEYDAIVIPGGMPGSTLLRDNNKIIEFFKTMYNEDKLVAAICAAPIVLSAAGILKDREATSYPGFDKELECQSYNSKKAVVVDKNVITAQGPAVAILFGYEIVNYLLKDETANNIKEQMLLPVLKDNI; this is encoded by the coding sequence ATGACAAAAAAAGTTGCCTTATTCGTTGACAATGGTGGTGAAGAGTTAGAGCTAATTGCTCCTCTTGATATTATGCGCCGTGCGAATTTAGAAGTTGATCTTATTTCAGCTAATAACGCTGAGTATGTTATAGGTGCACATAATATTAAAATTATTGTCGATAAAAAGATTAATGATATTGAAGATATACTAGAATATGATGCTATTGTTATTCCTGGAGGAATGCCAGGAAGTACATTATTACGCGACAATAACAAAATCATTGAGTTTTTCAAAACTATGTATAATGAAGACAAATTGGTCGCAGCTATTTGTGCAGCGCCTATAGTACTAAGTGCGGCAGGGATTTTAAAAGACAGAGAAGCTACATCTTATCCAGGTTTCGATAAAGAACTAGAATGTCAATCTTACAATTCTAAAAAAGCTGTTGTAGTCGATAAAAATGTTATTACTGCTCAAGGTCCAGCCGTTGCCATTCTTTTTGGTTATGAAATAGTTAATTATCTACTAAAAGATGAAACAGCTAATAACATAAAAGAACAAATGTTACTACCCGTATTAAAAGATAATATCTAA